From one Lycium ferocissimum isolate CSIRO_LF1 chromosome 7, AGI_CSIRO_Lferr_CH_V1, whole genome shotgun sequence genomic stretch:
- the LOC132062297 gene encoding indole-3-acetaldehyde oxidase-like has product MQAVNLAANSYYVPESGSKSYLNFGAAVSEVEIGILTGETTILQSDIIYDCGQSLNPAVDMGQIEGAFVQGIGFFMHEEYLTNEDGLMVSNSTWTYKIPTIDTIPQNFNVHMVNSGHHEKHVLSSKASGEPPLLLAASVHCATRAAIKAARDQLNLWATREAIKAARD; this is encoded by the exons ATGCAAGCGGTAAACTTAGCAGCAAATTCTTATTATGTACCAGAATCTGGTTCCAAGAGTTATTTGAACTTTGGCGCTGCTGTCAGTGAG GTGGAGATTGGCATTCTAACAGGAGAGACTACCATTTTGCAGTCGGATATTATTTACGACTGCGGGCAGAGCTTGAATCCAGCCGTTGACATGGGACAG ATTGAGGGGGCTTTTGTTCAAGGAATTGGATTTTTCATGCACGAAGAATATCTTACAAATGAAGACGGGTTGATGGTCTCGAATAGCACTTGGACATACAAAATCCCAACAATTGACACCATACCTCAGAATTTCAATGTTCACATGGTAAACAGTGGACATCACGAAAAACATGTTCTCTCATCCAAAG CATCTGGCGAACCGCCACTGCTTCTGGCCGCTTCGGTCCATTGTGCAACAAGAGCAGCCATTAAAGCAGCACGTGACCAGCTTAATCTTTGGGCAACAAGAGAAGCCATTAAAGCAGCACGTGACTAG